Proteins found in one Aneurinibacillus uraniidurans genomic segment:
- a CDS encoding DUF4178 domain-containing protein, translated as MSLFERIANILKKPEPPKPEKSVRDLGPGDIVEVSLVTYEVVGSTQSPKRKAVFLTLQDGSTVNYLKIEERERVYYELYTAIDGRLDSVDEIPTTIEMEDTVYHMEEQYSGNVLSQGKTPFSSGSEQYVWEFQSDNRKLLRIEWQDGRMMMYEGESVIPGDVKVIRAT; from the coding sequence ATGAGTTTATTTGAGCGCATTGCGAACATCTTAAAAAAGCCTGAGCCACCGAAACCGGAGAAAAGTGTCCGGGATTTAGGACCGGGAGATATTGTAGAAGTATCCCTGGTCACATATGAAGTGGTTGGAAGTACACAAAGTCCAAAGCGCAAGGCGGTTTTTCTAACATTACAGGATGGTAGCACCGTGAATTACTTGAAAATCGAAGAGCGGGAACGTGTGTATTACGAGTTGTATACCGCTATCGATGGCCGCCTGGATTCGGTGGATGAGATTCCGACCACAATCGAAATGGAAGATACGGTTTATCATATGGAAGAACAATACTCAGGTAATGTGCTCAGCCAAGGAAAGACGCCTTTCTCAAGCGGTAGCGAACAATACGTCTGGGAATTCCAGTCAGACAATCGGAAATTACTTCGAATCGAATGGCAGGATGGACGCATGATGATGTATGAAGGGGAGTCAGTTATTCCTGGTGATGTAAAAGTCATACGGGCAACATAG
- a CDS encoding DUF4247 domain-containing protein → MVTRLLTSVKVILIGALLALTLAGCGGEAAENSYPLESITQNGQQQSKVYRAENKTVPQVAEELRQQEEPKEISKTDTERMFLVYPDKWYHLQKDPKKPEDTLIEVSNNEFVRQNYSPSFLEGYILASVLDNLFDSHKRYDGKYRGYTERDIYRPKTTYHTPTAQEKKVTPPITTQSSGSIIKRSDRPSSTSNSGKTSVGTNESPTKKGKIVKSSDEGASYNKRKEIRPSSSSFSRPQSNSPPRVNSGGSGKITKRR, encoded by the coding sequence ATGGTAACAAGGCTCCTCACATCGGTCAAGGTTATTTTGATAGGTGCGTTACTCGCTTTAACACTAGCAGGATGCGGAGGTGAAGCGGCAGAGAATTCGTACCCGCTGGAGTCGATTACACAAAACGGTCAGCAGCAGTCTAAAGTATATCGCGCGGAAAATAAGACAGTTCCACAAGTAGCAGAAGAGCTTAGGCAGCAGGAAGAGCCAAAAGAAATCTCCAAAACAGATACCGAGCGAATGTTCCTTGTTTACCCGGATAAGTGGTACCATCTTCAAAAAGATCCCAAAAAGCCAGAAGATACATTAATTGAGGTCAGCAATAATGAATTTGTCCGTCAGAATTATAGTCCTTCCTTTTTAGAAGGATACATTTTAGCCAGCGTACTAGATAACTTATTTGATTCACATAAACGATATGATGGCAAGTACCGTGGATATACGGAGCGGGATATCTATAGGCCAAAAACTACGTATCATACACCTACAGCACAAGAGAAGAAAGTGACGCCACCGATTACAACACAGAGCAGTGGATCGATTATTAAGCGAAGTGATCGACCGTCATCTACCTCAAACAGTGGGAAAACATCGGTTGGCACAAATGAAAGTCCTACGAAAAAAGGGAAGATTGTAAAGTCATCTGATGAGGGTGCTTCGTACAATAAGAGGAAGGAAATTAGGCCGAGCAGTTCGAGTTTTTCCAGACCACAAAGCAATTCTCCACCTCGAGTTAATAGTGGAGGATCAGGGAAAATTACAAAACGAAGATAA
- a CDS encoding class I adenylate-forming enzyme family protein, translated as MLLSNVLQQHAVRQPDRLITVFQGRETSYAHMQENCRRLGGYFHRQGLVQGDVVALLLNNSDSFVTCYFACQFAGLVVLPINTRLAPREIEYILNHSEARMLVYDHDLSGIVEQVIPQVPHLQHFVHVGEGGGGFELNEAIKLGGEIPKLQQQEDDTAVIFYTSGTTGKPKGVMLTHRNCVAVASMWNEALGMQKEDRVMIVAPLFHCAAAHVFMLPLIYGGGTLVIESGFHPQGTIESLQKNEVSIFFGVPAMYMILLNTPGIESMEVPNLRKFMYGAAPMPYELIRRIKQLFPQTGVQNLYGQTENSPGTTTLGDEHALSKAGSVGKPLPRSEVRVVDEEGNEMPIGQVGEIAIKGDHVMKGYLKNPEATALAIRGGWLFSGDLGKLDEEGFLYIVDRKKDMLIRGGENIYPIEVEEVLYEMPEVLEAAVVGVPHEVYGEIPKACVVVKDGYSLTEEQVVSFCQERLAKYKVPTLVEFVSELPRNASGKVLKTVLRGEIKFS; from the coding sequence ATGTTACTTTCAAATGTATTGCAGCAGCATGCTGTGAGGCAGCCGGATCGACTGATTACCGTTTTTCAAGGACGTGAAACAAGCTATGCGCATATGCAGGAGAATTGCCGCCGTCTAGGGGGATATTTTCATAGACAGGGGCTTGTTCAGGGTGATGTTGTTGCTCTGTTGCTCAATAACTCAGATTCGTTTGTAACATGCTATTTCGCTTGCCAGTTTGCCGGGCTTGTTGTACTTCCGATTAATACTCGCCTTGCTCCGCGGGAAATCGAATACATCCTGAATCATTCAGAAGCTCGCATGCTTGTGTATGATCATGATTTGTCAGGGATCGTTGAACAGGTGATTCCACAGGTGCCGCATTTGCAGCACTTCGTTCACGTAGGAGAAGGCGGAGGTGGATTTGAGCTGAACGAGGCGATCAAGCTAGGAGGCGAGATTCCGAAGCTTCAGCAGCAGGAAGATGATACCGCTGTCATTTTTTATACGTCTGGCACAACCGGGAAGCCAAAAGGGGTAATGCTCACCCATCGCAATTGTGTGGCGGTTGCATCTATGTGGAACGAGGCGCTTGGCATGCAGAAGGAAGATCGTGTCATGATTGTCGCACCGCTGTTCCATTGCGCAGCAGCGCACGTTTTTATGCTACCGCTGATTTATGGGGGCGGGACACTTGTGATTGAATCAGGGTTTCATCCGCAGGGGACGATTGAATCGCTGCAGAAGAATGAAGTGTCCATCTTCTTTGGTGTTCCAGCCATGTATATGATTTTGTTAAACACACCTGGCATTGAAAGCATGGAAGTTCCAAACCTGCGCAAATTTATGTACGGGGCAGCGCCAATGCCGTATGAATTAATTAGAAGAATTAAGCAGCTATTCCCGCAGACTGGAGTGCAAAATTTGTACGGTCAGACCGAAAATTCACCAGGTACGACCACATTAGGGGATGAGCATGCATTAAGTAAAGCTGGATCAGTAGGGAAACCACTTCCGCGCAGCGAGGTGCGCGTTGTGGACGAAGAGGGGAACGAAATGCCGATTGGACAAGTTGGAGAGATTGCGATTAAAGGCGATCATGTAATGAAAGGGTACTTGAAAAATCCGGAAGCGACAGCGCTTGCGATTCGAGGTGGCTGGCTGTTCAGTGGGGATCTGGGCAAGCTGGATGAAGAAGGATTTCTGTATATTGTTGACCGCAAAAAAGATATGCTGATTCGCGGCGGTGAAAATATTTATCCGATTGAGGTCGAAGAAGTATTGTATGAGATGCCGGAAGTGCTCGAAGCGGCTGTCGTCGGCGTACCGCACGAAGTATACGGTGAGATTCCCAAGGCATGCGTTGTTGTAAAGGATGGGTATTCGCTGACTGAGGAGCAGGTGGTATCGTTTTGTCAGGAGCGTCTAGCGAAGTATAAGGTGCCAACTCTCGTAGAATTTGTGAGTGAGCTGCCGCGCAATGCAAGTGGGAAAGTGTTGAAAACAGTTTTGCGTGGAGAGATCAAGTTTTCGTAA
- a CDS encoding IclR family transcriptional regulator: MSANKTIIKSLDVLQLFYSHKELSLQEMVALSGMPKTSLHRLLGSLEEMGFLQRNESGLYELGLIFLRLGHLVAERLDIRNVALPIMRRVRDELEEAVNLVVRDGDDVIYIEKVDTRQPVRVYTRIGRRAPLYGGACPRALLAFLTDDERSRYIDQVDLIKVASGTITDRNQLKTITEEAREKGYTVSHSELEDYSSAVGAPIFDYTGGVVASLSIAGLTTRFSSDRLPLLIEKVQEAATEISEKLGWVQK, translated from the coding sequence ATGAGCGCAAACAAAACAATTATTAAATCGCTAGATGTATTGCAATTATTTTATAGTCATAAAGAGCTTAGCTTGCAAGAAATGGTAGCGCTTTCAGGCATGCCTAAAACATCGCTTCATCGCTTGCTTGGATCATTGGAAGAAATGGGATTTTTGCAGCGGAATGAAAGCGGATTGTATGAGCTGGGACTAATCTTTTTACGATTGGGTCATCTTGTGGCGGAGCGGTTGGATATCAGGAATGTTGCTTTGCCAATTATGCGACGTGTACGTGATGAATTGGAGGAGGCTGTAAACCTTGTTGTTCGTGATGGGGACGATGTGATCTATATTGAAAAGGTTGATACAAGGCAGCCTGTTCGTGTTTATACCCGGATCGGACGACGAGCCCCACTGTATGGAGGCGCCTGCCCGAGAGCTTTGCTTGCCTTTTTAACCGATGATGAACGGAGTCGCTACATCGATCAGGTAGATCTGATCAAAGTTGCATCTGGAACGATTACGGATCGAAATCAGTTGAAGACGATAACGGAAGAAGCAAGAGAAAAGGGATACACAGTCAGTCACTCTGAACTGGAAGATTACTCATCTGCGGTAGGGGCTCCGATTTTCGATTATACGGGAGGTGTTGTCGCCAGTTTGAGTATTGCAGGATTGACAACACGGTTTAGTTCTGACCGCTTGCCGTTGCTGATCGAGAAGGTGCAGGAAGCAGCGACGGAAATCTCGGAGAAGCTAGGCTGGGTACAAAAATAG
- the pxpB gene encoding 5-oxoprolinase subunit PxpB, whose product MRYFSLGDTAVVVEFDTVIGSSSHEKVRLLSLYLDQYPFLGMIEYIPAFTTVTVFYDPFVLRYAEAEAELERAVSQVEHLSLKQKARTVEIPVCYGGEFGPDLEDVASHNGLTAEEVVRIHSGGEYLVYMIGFAPGFPYLGGMSERIAAPRRSSPRLSIPAGTVGIAGMQTGVYPIETPGGWQLIGRTPVPLFRPDRNPPTLLMAGDVIRFRPITQDEYENWEGDIVCVSG is encoded by the coding sequence ATGCGATATTTTTCATTAGGAGACACCGCGGTTGTGGTGGAGTTTGATACGGTTATCGGGTCATCCTCTCATGAAAAAGTTCGGCTGCTGTCGTTGTATCTCGATCAGTACCCGTTTTTGGGAATGATTGAATATATCCCGGCTTTTACAACGGTGACCGTATTTTATGACCCGTTTGTTTTGCGATATGCAGAGGCGGAGGCGGAGTTGGAGCGGGCTGTATCACAGGTGGAACATCTATCATTGAAACAGAAAGCGCGTACAGTGGAAATACCGGTATGTTATGGAGGGGAATTCGGACCCGATCTGGAGGATGTTGCATCGCATAACGGGCTGACAGCAGAAGAAGTAGTACGCATCCACAGCGGCGGAGAGTATCTGGTCTATATGATCGGTTTTGCACCAGGATTTCCATATCTAGGCGGCATGTCTGAGCGGATTGCAGCACCGAGACGCTCATCCCCGCGCCTATCAATTCCAGCAGGAACGGTTGGAATTGCCGGGATGCAGACTGGGGTATACCCAATTGAGACACCGGGCGGCTGGCAGCTGATTGGTCGGACGCCGGTTCCGCTATTCCGTCCAGATCGGAACCCTCCGACATTGTTGATGGCGGGGGATGTGATTCGCTTCCGACCGATTACACAGGACGAATATGAAAATTGGGAGGGGGATATTGTATGTGTATCCGGGTAA
- a CDS encoding biotin-dependent carboxyltransferase family protein translates to MCIRVKKPGLLTTVQDTGRFGLQKYGVLASGAMDTMALRLANLLAGNEEQAAALEITLLGPALVFEKATLVALAGGNLSPAVDGMPIPLWRPVYIPAGSTLTFGGAVSGCRTYLAVAGGICVPDVMESRSTYLRAGIGGFHGRALQAGDVLKTGESTGWLKAPSDEAVVLPWGVSHELRPVYEENPVLRVVRGPEFECFAEESKQKFWKEPFRVTPQSDRMGYRLADVSLELTEPLEMVSSAVSFGTIQVPPEGNPIVLLADRQTAGGYPRIAQIISVDLPLIAQVKPGGYVRFEEVSLEEAQALYVKREFDMKQFKQGLTLQVR, encoded by the coding sequence ATGTGTATCCGGGTAAAGAAGCCGGGGCTGCTTACAACCGTACAAGATACCGGGCGCTTCGGACTTCAGAAGTATGGTGTGCTGGCAAGTGGTGCCATGGATACGATGGCGCTTCGGCTGGCTAATCTTCTAGCAGGCAATGAGGAGCAAGCAGCAGCTCTTGAGATTACGCTCTTAGGGCCTGCGCTTGTCTTTGAGAAAGCGACGCTTGTTGCGCTTGCGGGTGGCAATCTTTCTCCTGCTGTTGACGGTATGCCCATACCACTCTGGCGACCTGTATACATACCTGCAGGAAGTACGCTGACATTCGGAGGCGCTGTGTCAGGATGCCGGACGTATCTCGCAGTCGCTGGCGGGATTTGTGTACCAGATGTGATGGAAAGCCGAAGCACGTATTTGCGAGCTGGAATCGGCGGATTTCATGGACGGGCACTTCAGGCGGGAGATGTGCTCAAGACAGGAGAGAGCACGGGCTGGTTGAAAGCGCCATCAGATGAGGCTGTCGTTTTGCCGTGGGGAGTTAGTCATGAGCTTCGTCCGGTATACGAGGAGAATCCGGTGCTTCGTGTTGTACGTGGACCAGAATTCGAGTGTTTTGCAGAAGAGAGTAAGCAGAAGTTCTGGAAGGAGCCATTCCGTGTCACACCCCAGTCTGACAGGATGGGGTATCGGCTGGCAGATGTGTCGCTAGAACTGACCGAGCCGCTTGAGATGGTATCGTCAGCTGTTAGTTTCGGAACGATTCAGGTGCCGCCGGAAGGAAATCCAATTGTGTTGCTGGCAGACCGGCAGACGGCTGGCGGATACCCGCGTATCGCTCAGATTATTAGTGTGGATCTGCCGTTGATTGCTCAGGTAAAGCCAGGCGGATACGTACGGTTTGAAGAAGTTTCACTTGAGGAAGCGCAGGCGCTGTATGTGAAGCGGGAATTCGACATGAAGCAATTCAAGCAGGGATTGACTCTGCAAGTTCGATAG
- the pxpA gene encoding 5-oxoprolinase subunit PxpA → MYKVDINCDMGESFGAYRMGTDEEILPFVTSANIACGFHAGDPSIMKKTVAAALAHGVAIGAHPGLPDLAGFGRRNLDLTPEEAYDIVVYQVGALYGFVKAVGGKMQHVKPHGALYNMAAKNRALSDAIAQAVYDVNSELVLFGLSGSELVKAGQAVGLRTAHEVFADRTYQVDGSLTSRREVNALITDTEEAVEQVIRMVKEGAVRSVQGQDVAIQADTVCIHGDGAHALAFARSIRQLLGQADIAVQSII, encoded by the coding sequence ATGTACAAGGTAGACATAAACTGTGACATGGGGGAGAGCTTTGGCGCATACCGGATGGGGACAGACGAAGAGATATTACCGTTCGTTACATCGGCGAATATCGCCTGTGGGTTTCATGCCGGTGATCCATCCATCATGAAGAAAACGGTGGCAGCGGCGCTTGCACACGGGGTTGCAATCGGGGCGCATCCTGGATTGCCTGATCTGGCAGGATTCGGACGCCGCAATCTCGATCTAACTCCGGAGGAAGCATATGACATTGTCGTCTATCAGGTTGGTGCCCTCTATGGATTCGTTAAGGCGGTAGGCGGGAAGATGCAGCATGTTAAGCCGCACGGCGCACTCTATAACATGGCCGCTAAAAATCGTGCGTTGTCAGATGCGATTGCGCAGGCGGTATATGATGTAAACTCGGAGCTGGTGCTGTTCGGCCTATCGGGCAGTGAATTAGTTAAAGCTGGTCAGGCAGTGGGGCTTCGAACTGCACATGAAGTGTTTGCGGATCGGACATATCAAGTGGATGGGTCACTGACTTCGCGCCGGGAAGTAAACGCACTCATTACAGATACAGAGGAAGCAGTCGAGCAGGTCATTCGCATGGTAAAAGAAGGTGCCGTTCGCTCCGTGCAGGGACAGGACGTAGCGATTCAGGCGGATACGGTATGTATTCATGGCGATGGTGCGCATGCGCTTGCATTTGCCCGAAGCATTCGGCAGCTGCTGGGGCAGGCGGACATCGCTGTCCAATCGATCATATAA
- a CDS encoding NRAMP family divalent metal transporter, with protein MGKESRTSVLLGAAFLMATSAIGPGFLTQTTVFTSKLGASFGFVILMSILLDIGAQMNIWRIIAVSERRAQDIANMVLPGLGYLLAFLVIVGGLAFNIGNVGGAGLGTNVMFGLSPEKGALLSGAIAIGIFLIREAGKAMDRFAQLAGVVMILLMIYVAVTSHPPVGEAVVKSFVPDKIDMLAIVTLVGGTVGGYITFAGGHRLIDAGIKGRDALPEVTRSAVSAIGIASIMRIFLFLAALGVVTQGLALDPGNPPASVFQHAAGNIGYKLFGIVMWAASITSVIGSAYTSVSFIRTLSPVIEKYERAIIVAFIVISTAVFVMIGKPVKVLILVGALNGLILPLALGVMLVAAHRKNIVGDYKHPMWMTVFGLFVVIAMSYMGFKTLTTELPKLFL; from the coding sequence ATGGGCAAAGAAAGTAGAACAAGTGTGTTGCTGGGCGCTGCATTTTTGATGGCGACTTCCGCAATTGGACCTGGATTTTTAACACAGACAACGGTATTTACCAGCAAGCTTGGTGCAAGTTTTGGTTTTGTCATTCTGATGTCGATTTTGCTTGATATCGGAGCTCAGATGAACATTTGGCGCATCATTGCGGTTTCTGAAAGACGGGCGCAGGATATTGCGAATATGGTATTGCCTGGCCTTGGTTATCTGCTTGCGTTTCTCGTTATAGTCGGCGGTCTTGCATTTAATATTGGGAACGTCGGTGGTGCTGGTCTTGGTACGAATGTAATGTTTGGCTTATCCCCTGAGAAGGGTGCGCTTTTGAGCGGGGCAATCGCGATTGGGATTTTCCTCATTCGAGAAGCCGGGAAAGCGATGGATCGTTTTGCACAGCTTGCGGGTGTTGTTATGATTCTTCTTATGATTTATGTGGCTGTGACATCTCATCCTCCGGTTGGAGAGGCTGTTGTTAAATCGTTTGTGCCAGATAAAATTGATATGCTGGCCATTGTGACACTAGTAGGTGGTACGGTAGGCGGTTACATTACATTTGCAGGTGGGCATCGTCTCATTGATGCCGGAATTAAAGGGCGTGATGCACTGCCAGAAGTAACGCGCAGTGCTGTATCAGCAATCGGTATTGCATCAATCATGCGGATTTTTCTGTTCCTAGCTGCGCTTGGTGTTGTTACGCAAGGATTGGCACTTGATCCAGGTAATCCACCAGCCTCTGTGTTCCAGCATGCTGCAGGGAATATCGGATATAAACTATTTGGGATCGTAATGTGGGCTGCTTCGATTACATCCGTAATTGGCTCTGCTTATACGTCAGTATCTTTCATTCGGACGCTTAGCCCGGTGATTGAAAAATATGAACGAGCTATTATTGTAGCGTTTATTGTGATTTCTACAGCTGTATTTGTTATGATTGGCAAGCCGGTTAAAGTCCTCATTCTCGTTGGTGCGCTTAACGGTCTGATTCTTCCGCTTGCACTTGGCGTGATGCTGGTGGCGGCACACCGTAAAAATATTGTCGGAGATTACAAGCATCCGATGTGGATGACTGTATTTGGTCTTTTCGTTGTGATTGCGATGTCCTATATGGGCTTTAAGACATTAACGACAGAACTTCCGAAATTGTTCTTATAA
- a CDS encoding putative hydro-lyase, with amino-acid sequence MHHASLFTPEEARALIRTGEWTRPTSGMAAGYTQANMAILKKELAFDFLLFCQRNPKPCPVLDVTEVGSPVPKLIAPNSDLRTDLPGYRIYRNGELTEEVTDITPYWEDDMVAFLIGCSFTFERAMLQNGLPVRHIEENCNVAMYKTNIPCVKTGHFEGPMVVSMRPLPVRDVVRAVQITSRFPAVHGAPVHIGDPSAIGIADINRPDFGDRVTIKDGEVPVFWACGVTPQAVAMHVKPEIMITHAPGHMFITDMKEEHYSVL; translated from the coding sequence ATGCATCATGCTTCATTGTTTACACCGGAAGAAGCGCGCGCGCTGATTCGCACAGGGGAATGGACGCGTCCTACATCGGGTATGGCGGCTGGCTACACGCAGGCAAATATGGCGATTTTGAAAAAAGAGCTGGCGTTTGATTTTCTACTGTTTTGCCAGCGAAATCCGAAGCCGTGTCCGGTGCTGGATGTGACGGAAGTCGGTTCACCGGTGCCGAAGTTGATCGCTCCGAACTCTGACCTGCGTACAGACCTGCCAGGTTACCGGATTTACCGGAACGGGGAACTGACTGAAGAAGTGACGGACATTACACCGTACTGGGAAGACGATATGGTAGCATTTCTAATTGGATGCAGCTTTACGTTTGAGCGGGCGATGCTCCAGAATGGTCTTCCGGTTCGCCATATTGAGGAGAACTGTAATGTAGCGATGTATAAAACAAACATTCCGTGCGTGAAGACCGGTCATTTCGAAGGTCCGATGGTTGTAAGTATGCGTCCACTTCCAGTGCGTGATGTTGTACGAGCGGTGCAGATTACAAGTCGTTTTCCAGCAGTACATGGAGCACCGGTGCATATCGGTGACCCGTCCGCGATAGGGATTGCCGATATTAATCGCCCTGATTTTGGAGATCGGGTTACGATTAAGGATGGGGAAGTACCTGTGTTCTGGGCTTGCGGTGTGACACCACAAGCAGTGGCAATGCATGTGAAGCCGGAAATTATGATTACGCACGCGCCGGGTCATATGTTTATCACGGATATGAAAGAAGAGCATTATAGCGTTTTATAA
- a CDS encoding sigma 54-interacting transcriptional regulator, with the protein MIHRIGVIAVIQLREIMTPVTDYLSQASTLEQAITIMKRKKWNIVPVTDQDGRLRGVFTRSILYQMVLAGHPLHTPIHPFMKKDVVAFSVDTPYDIIEKVVENSNVGSGVVLDSEQRPIGLITSIDIARTLLLTSYSLREQLEAILATSQLGAVMTDEQNRVIFVNARFCDMLGCVEKQIIGCNIKDVIPDIHTTEVQEMEQEVHQRIAVGNYRTIVRLSKYKTVKGQEGFIALFQNISEVERMAEELESVKRWKSMLQTVIDKAYDGIVMINQQGRISFVSPSLIELFELDESRTIHQAIDGVLPQLGLTRVIKSGLADISDFMEVNGIQYIVHRIPVLQDQHVVGAIGKIMFRQLQEVRERFKRFDRHEGKDSMTRQQRRQTESSRFTFDEIITGDYQMEKLVHSVSKAAKGRSTILIRGESGTGKELFAHAIHSISPREEKPFVTVNCAAIPEHLLESEFFGYEEGAFTGAKHKGKVGKFDLAHGGTLFLDEVGDMSLPLQAKLLRVLQEGEFYRVGGTDRIHVDVRIISATNRPLEDMVEKGTFREDLFYRLNVISFEIPPLRLRKGDILLLCELFIKDLNKSNGTSVTSIDAEAQRVMLEYEWPGNVRELRNVLERAMVFAESGKIQLADLPDYVLKKASLPSSQLPVLQHNLLNKAEQDTIQMALQKTNGNKSQAARLLGISRSVLYEKLKKYQINCL; encoded by the coding sequence ATGATTCATAGAATAGGTGTGATAGCTGTGATTCAATTACGAGAGATTATGACGCCTGTGACCGACTATTTGAGTCAGGCAAGCACGCTAGAGCAGGCGATCACTATTATGAAGCGAAAAAAATGGAACATTGTCCCGGTAACCGATCAGGATGGACGCTTACGTGGTGTATTTACACGCAGCATTCTCTATCAAATGGTACTTGCAGGACACCCCTTGCATACGCCGATTCATCCGTTTATGAAAAAAGATGTGGTAGCGTTTTCAGTCGATACGCCGTATGACATCATCGAAAAGGTTGTAGAGAATAGTAATGTCGGCTCCGGGGTTGTGCTTGACAGTGAGCAGCGTCCTATCGGTTTGATTACATCGATTGATATTGCCCGGACATTGCTTCTTACAAGCTACTCGCTGCGGGAACAGCTTGAAGCGATACTAGCTACGTCACAGCTAGGGGCGGTTATGACCGATGAACAAAACCGGGTTATTTTTGTGAATGCACGGTTTTGTGACATGCTCGGCTGTGTAGAGAAACAGATCATTGGGTGCAACATAAAGGATGTAATCCCGGATATCCATACAACTGAAGTACAAGAGATGGAACAAGAAGTTCACCAGCGAATTGCAGTAGGAAATTATCGTACGATTGTTCGTCTGTCCAAATATAAGACGGTCAAAGGACAGGAAGGGTTTATCGCTCTGTTTCAGAATATTTCGGAAGTAGAGCGAATGGCAGAAGAACTTGAATCGGTCAAGCGTTGGAAATCGATGCTTCAGACCGTAATCGATAAAGCGTACGATGGCATTGTGATGATTAACCAACAGGGCCGTATCTCATTCGTAAGCCCGTCTCTTATTGAATTGTTTGAGCTTGACGAATCCAGGACGATTCATCAAGCGATTGATGGCGTATTGCCGCAGCTTGGATTAACACGAGTTATCAAAAGTGGACTTGCGGATATAAGCGATTTTATGGAAGTAAACGGCATTCAGTATATCGTACATCGGATTCCGGTTTTGCAAGATCAGCATGTGGTAGGTGCGATCGGAAAAATTATGTTTCGCCAGCTACAGGAGGTGCGAGAGCGCTTCAAACGATTTGATCGTCATGAAGGGAAAGACAGCATGACGAGACAGCAGCGACGGCAGACGGAATCATCCCGTTTTACGTTTGATGAGATCATCACGGGCGATTATCAGATGGAGAAGCTTGTGCACAGCGTAAGCAAGGCGGCAAAAGGGCGTTCGACGATTTTAATCCGGGGGGAAAGTGGGACTGGCAAAGAGTTGTTTGCCCATGCGATTCATAGTATCAGTCCGCGTGAGGAAAAGCCGTTTGTAACGGTGAATTGTGCTGCGATCCCAGAGCACCTGCTGGAATCAGAATTTTTCGGCTATGAGGAAGGGGCGTTTACTGGGGCGAAGCATAAAGGGAAAGTCGGCAAATTTGATCTTGCACATGGTGGGACGCTGTTTCTTGATGAGGTGGGGGATATGTCACTTCCACTACAGGCGAAGCTGCTGCGGGTATTGCAAGAAGGAGAGTTCTATCGGGTAGGGGGAACGGATCGCATTCATGTCGATGTGCGGATTATTTCTGCGACGAATCGCCCGCTTGAGGATATGGTAGAGAAGGGGACATTTCGTGAAGATTTGTTTTACCGCCTGAATGTCATTTCGTTCGAGATTCCTCCTTTACGTCTGCGAAAAGGCGATATTCTTTTATTATGTGAGTTGTTCATTAAGGATTTAAATAAGAGTAACGGAACGAGTGTGACGAGCATTGATGCGGAGGCACAGCGAGTGATGCTCGAATATGAATGGCCAGGGAATGTGCGGGAATTGCGCAATGTGTTAGAGCGGGCCATGGTATTTGCTGAATCGGGAAAAATCCAGCTTGCTGATCTGCCGGATTATGTGTTGAAGAAAGCATCGCTGCCGAGTAGCCAGCTCCCTGTTTTGCAGCATAATTTGTTAAACAAGGCCGAGCAAGATACGATTCAGATGGCTTTGCAGAAAACAAACGGCAATAAATCGCAAGCAGCTCGCTTGCTGGGCATCAGTCGCTCTGTTCTGTACGAAAAATTAAAGAAGTATCAGATAAACTGTCTGTAA